A genomic region of Xanthocytophaga agilis contains the following coding sequences:
- a CDS encoding sugar transferase, whose amino-acid sequence MKEITYSVPSDYLLEKEKILATQREIAEQRQQELEAIREVTKIKWDKRLFDIFFSALALICLLPLFAIIAILIKVGSKGPVFYYSYRVGTGYKIFKFWKFRSMRTDADQLLDSLKGQNQYASAVKTTTPVATVCAECDKIGKPCSALLIDEKGTLMCENSYKEMKKQQVKPAFLKIKDDPRITKVGKFIRNTSIDELPQLYNVLTGDMSIVGNRPLPLYEAEKLTTDQFATRFNAPAGITGLWQVSKRGKGNMSEEERIALDNNYAQNHSLKRDLGILLRTIPALFQKESV is encoded by the coding sequence ATGAAAGAAATAACATATTCAGTGCCATCAGATTATCTTCTGGAAAAAGAAAAAATACTGGCTACCCAGCGGGAAATTGCCGAACAACGTCAACAGGAACTGGAGGCAATACGGGAAGTTACCAAAATCAAGTGGGATAAACGCCTTTTTGATATTTTCTTTTCTGCACTGGCATTGATTTGTTTACTGCCTTTATTTGCGATAATAGCTATTCTTATTAAGGTAGGGTCTAAAGGACCTGTATTCTATTACTCTTACAGAGTAGGTACAGGATATAAAATATTTAAGTTCTGGAAATTTCGTTCCATGCGCACAGATGCTGACCAGTTGCTGGATTCTCTAAAAGGTCAGAACCAGTATGCCAGTGCTGTTAAAACTACAACACCAGTGGCTACCGTCTGTGCAGAATGCGATAAAATTGGAAAGCCTTGTTCTGCATTGTTAATAGACGAGAAAGGAACGCTGATGTGTGAAAACAGCTACAAGGAAATGAAAAAGCAACAGGTAAAACCGGCCTTTCTAAAAATCAAAGATGATCCGAGAATTACCAAAGTAGGTAAGTTTATTCGAAATACCAGTATTGATGAACTTCCACAACTATACAATGTGCTGACAGGAGATATGTCTATTGTAGGCAATCGTCCTTTACCTTTGTATGAAGCAGAAAAACTTACTACAGATCAGTTTGCCACACGTTTCAATGCTCCTGCAGGCATTACAGGATTATGGCAGGTGAGTAAACGGGGCAAAGGAAATATGTCAGAGGAAGAACGAATTGCTCTTGATAACAACTATGCTCAAAATCACTCGTTGAAACGGGATCTGGGAATTCTATTACGTACAATCCCTGCTCTGTTTCAGAAAGAGAGTGTCTAA
- a CDS encoding ATP-binding protein codes for MNPEVELQKKIVALEQQLEKAKREKKGLEKELEGKNYFLKLFQEQLKEVDRLMEEKVDKRTLHLQSYANLVLEKPDPVFRISFVGKLLFCNEAITKIGQEITMYTHKLNFDTFLQKIAELVEAQQTNVEIEVKTQNAYYSFVCVPIFKENYINIYGRDITTRKKVEQELNNTANRLTTLITNIRSGILVEDNNRKIVLTNQLYCDYFNIPIAAEQLVGADCSNSAQQSKHLFKDPEGFALRVDQLLQDRQVVLHEEVAMADGRFFERDFIPIFDGFDYVGHLWKYEDITERKKNQFLLQRSEEKYRQIIENMNLGLMEVDINAIIQYSNLSFCNMLGYTQEEVTGKHAGHILAPGLTKEKEEEIRTKRLTGVSDIYEMEVHTKEGEPLWLLGSGGPLYDSQKQVVGTTGIFLDITKQKRMEADLREAISKAEESSRAKEIFLANMSHEIRTPMNAILGMSRLLHKTSLNEQQISFLKAITTSAENLLVIINDILDFSKIEAGKMQVEHVGFEIQETLRQVVEVLSYKAEEKGLLLKIHIHPKVAAVLRGDPYRLNQIFLNLVGNAVKFTNEGHIDIHADVKFETPQMQVIEFKVTDTGIGIDMEKMAHIFDSFTQADNSITRKFGGTGLGLSISKRLIELMGGSMEVISEKDKGTNMTFTLGFDIGNSSDIVKNDIPQNDQYILKGSKILLVEDNEFNRFLATTILTNYGAIVTEAINGAEAVRICGLHNFDLILMDIQMPEMNGYEATEYIRKSLQKTLPIIALTSNAIKGEKEKCLSLGMNDYMSKPFEEKTFILCCASWLDKKYENLKKENFLNITQTPYQKLYNLSILKEFSRGDQSFVQKMVNIFQDTSTEALVQLREYQQSENWTAIGSLAHKMKASIDNMGIQSLREEIREIEALGKGDIQQLDIDRLNELINYVEEVIKQVLLSLKEEELV; via the coding sequence ATGAACCCAGAGGTAGAATTACAAAAGAAGATTGTAGCACTTGAACAGCAACTGGAAAAGGCAAAACGGGAAAAGAAAGGGCTGGAAAAGGAGCTGGAGGGTAAAAATTACTTTTTAAAACTCTTTCAGGAACAATTGAAAGAAGTAGATCGTCTTATGGAGGAAAAAGTAGATAAGCGAACCCTGCATTTACAATCCTATGCCAATCTTGTTCTTGAAAAACCCGATCCTGTCTTCCGTATCTCATTTGTAGGAAAGCTTCTTTTTTGTAATGAAGCCATTACGAAAATTGGGCAGGAAATCACAATGTATACCCATAAACTTAACTTTGACACCTTTCTTCAGAAAATAGCAGAACTCGTAGAAGCTCAACAAACCAATGTTGAAATAGAAGTTAAGACCCAAAATGCGTATTACTCATTTGTATGTGTTCCGATTTTTAAGGAGAACTATATCAATATTTATGGCAGAGATATTACTACCCGAAAGAAAGTAGAGCAGGAATTAAATAATACCGCCAATCGCCTTACTACTCTGATAACCAATATACGTAGTGGTATTCTGGTAGAAGATAATAATCGAAAAATAGTACTTACCAATCAGTTATATTGTGATTATTTCAATATACCTATCGCAGCCGAACAGCTAGTAGGAGCAGATTGTAGTAATTCTGCTCAGCAATCCAAACATCTTTTCAAAGACCCGGAAGGTTTTGCTCTCCGTGTAGATCAACTTCTTCAAGATCGACAAGTGGTATTACATGAAGAGGTAGCAATGGCTGATGGACGATTCTTTGAACGCGACTTTATTCCCATTTTTGATGGATTCGACTATGTAGGTCACTTATGGAAATACGAAGACATTACAGAGCGTAAAAAAAATCAATTCCTGTTGCAGCGTAGTGAGGAAAAATATCGTCAGATCATTGAGAACATGAATCTGGGTCTGATGGAAGTAGATATTAATGCCATTATCCAATACTCTAATCTGAGCTTTTGCAATATGCTTGGTTATACCCAGGAAGAAGTAACTGGAAAACATGCCGGTCATATACTTGCACCAGGACTTACAAAAGAGAAGGAAGAGGAGATTCGGACAAAAAGACTGACAGGAGTCTCTGACATCTACGAAATGGAGGTACATACCAAAGAAGGAGAGCCTTTGTGGTTACTTGGAAGTGGAGGTCCTTTGTATGATAGTCAGAAACAAGTTGTTGGAACAACAGGCATTTTTCTGGACATCACCAAGCAAAAAAGAATGGAAGCCGATCTGCGGGAAGCAATAAGCAAAGCAGAAGAATCTTCCAGAGCCAAAGAGATCTTTCTGGCCAATATGAGTCATGAGATTCGTACTCCAATGAATGCGATTCTGGGTATGAGCCGACTCTTGCATAAAACATCTTTGAACGAACAACAGATTTCCTTTCTGAAAGCCATTACGACATCGGCTGAAAACCTGCTTGTTATCATCAACGACATTCTGGACTTTTCCAAAATTGAAGCAGGTAAGATGCAAGTGGAACATGTTGGTTTTGAGATCCAGGAAACTCTCCGGCAAGTAGTAGAAGTATTATCCTATAAAGCTGAAGAAAAAGGATTATTGCTTAAAATTCACATCCATCCCAAAGTAGCAGCTGTCTTACGTGGTGATCCTTATCGATTAAATCAGATTTTCTTAAATCTGGTAGGAAATGCAGTAAAGTTTACCAATGAAGGACATATTGATATCCATGCTGACGTAAAATTTGAAACACCTCAGATGCAGGTTATCGAATTTAAGGTAACGGATACCGGGATCGGAATTGATATGGAAAAGATGGCGCATATCTTTGATAGCTTTACCCAAGCAGATAATAGCATCACCCGGAAATTTGGAGGCACAGGGTTGGGACTTAGTATCAGTAAACGCCTTATTGAACTAATGGGGGGCTCTATGGAAGTAATCAGTGAGAAAGATAAAGGAACTAACATGACCTTTACATTGGGTTTTGATATAGGTAACTCCTCAGATATAGTAAAAAATGATATTCCCCAAAATGACCAGTATATACTAAAAGGCAGTAAAATACTACTTGTGGAAGACAATGAATTTAATCGTTTTCTGGCGACAACAATTCTAACTAACTATGGAGCTATAGTTACAGAAGCTATAAATGGTGCTGAAGCAGTAAGAATATGTGGTTTGCACAACTTTGATCTTATATTAATGGATATTCAGATGCCGGAAATGAATGGATACGAGGCAACAGAATATATCCGGAAATCGCTTCAGAAAACCTTACCTATTATTGCCCTGACATCTAATGCAATTAAAGGTGAAAAGGAAAAATGTTTAAGTCTGGGAATGAATGACTATATGTCAAAACCTTTTGAGGAAAAAACATTTATACTCTGTTGCGCCTCCTGGCTAGACAAAAAATATGAAAATCTAAAAAAAGAGAACTTTCTCAATATAACACAAACTCCTTATCAGAAGCTCTATAATCTTTCTATTTTAAAAGAGTTTAGCAGAGGAGATCAAAGTTTTGTCCAAAAGATGGTTAACATTTTTCAGGATACGTCTACAGAAGCACTCGTACAGCTTAGAGAATATCAGCAATCCGAAAACTGGACAGCAATAGGGTCATTGGCACATAAGATGAAAGCCAGTATTGATAATATGGGTATTCAATCTCTCAGGGAAGAGATTCGTGAGATAGAAGCACTTGGCAAAGGAGACATCCAACAACTGGATATTGATCGGCTAAATGAGCTGATTAATTATGTAGAAGAGGTAATCAAGCAGGTGCTGCTGTCCTTAAAGGAAGAGGAATTGGTTTAG
- a CDS encoding oligosaccharide flippase family protein, with product MNIATIVKNKHLQSLAGNLLPALLGLLSFMLLARGLSKSDFGSWALYLSSFTLLEMIKSGGVQTALVMRISGKEESEKNKTIGAAWKLITLISLTAGSLLFIASFFRHADWNQGLVSFLYWYPLVGFITIPFNLSQAILQSEHRFDRLLLLRFINSIGLLVISGVVFFYHISLQDVIVGHALLQLVCCTFLIVSGWAKLYTISLASWRRVKELFRLGKYSFGTLAATNMLKSADTFLIGAFMGPAAVGIYSIPLRLVEVLEIPLRSAVGTAFPRFSSLYNLGDKQEMRVLFYQYAGVVSWLFIPVLVGCFVMADHLVVWLGGDAYASSAGIFRVFLCYGLFLPMDRFSGVLLDALQKPALNLTKVLAMAIFNILGDIVALYFFHDLHVVAFVSVCNAAIGILLGFYLSRRFIYVRISDTICRGWVIIKGAVLKYIQPVQKEGPAWHK from the coding sequence ATGAATATAGCTACTATAGTTAAAAATAAGCATCTCCAGTCATTGGCAGGAAATCTGTTACCTGCTCTTTTAGGGTTGCTTTCTTTTATGCTTTTAGCACGTGGTCTCTCTAAAAGTGATTTTGGTAGTTGGGCTCTATATCTTTCCTCTTTTACTTTACTGGAAATGATTAAGTCAGGTGGTGTTCAAACTGCTTTGGTAATGAGAATTTCCGGAAAAGAAGAGTCTGAGAAGAATAAGACTATTGGAGCTGCCTGGAAACTGATTACCCTCATATCTCTGACTGCAGGATCCTTATTATTTATAGCTTCATTCTTCAGACATGCTGACTGGAATCAAGGTTTAGTATCTTTCCTGTATTGGTATCCATTGGTTGGGTTTATTACTATTCCATTTAATCTGAGTCAAGCTATCCTGCAGTCTGAACATCGTTTTGATAGATTACTGCTTCTGCGTTTCATAAATAGCATTGGATTGCTGGTTATTTCAGGGGTTGTATTTTTCTATCATATTTCTCTGCAGGATGTGATTGTAGGGCATGCTTTGCTGCAATTAGTATGCTGTACCTTTCTGATTGTTTCTGGTTGGGCTAAATTATATACTATTTCATTGGCGTCCTGGAGACGTGTAAAAGAATTATTCCGGTTGGGAAAATATTCTTTTGGTACACTTGCAGCTACAAACATGCTTAAAAGTGCAGATACCTTTTTGATTGGTGCCTTTATGGGCCCAGCTGCTGTAGGTATCTATTCTATTCCTTTGAGACTGGTTGAAGTGTTAGAGATTCCCTTACGTAGTGCTGTAGGTACTGCCTTTCCTCGCTTTTCGAGTTTGTACAATCTGGGTGATAAACAAGAGATGAGGGTGCTGTTTTATCAATATGCAGGAGTAGTCTCATGGTTATTTATCCCAGTATTAGTAGGTTGTTTTGTGATGGCGGATCATCTGGTAGTATGGTTGGGTGGTGATGCCTATGCCTCTTCAGCAGGGATCTTCCGTGTTTTTCTGTGTTATGGGTTATTTCTACCTATGGATCGTTTCTCCGGAGTATTACTGGATGCATTGCAAAAACCTGCGCTGAATCTGACCAAAGTGCTGGCAATGGCCATCTTCAATATTTTGGGTGATATAGTGGCCTTGTATTTTTTTCATGATCTGCATGTAGTTGCATTTGTATCTGTGTGTAATGCAGCTATTGGAATACTCCTGGGTTTTTATTTAAGTCGCAGATTTATATATGTCCGCATTAGCGATACAATATGTCGTGGATGGGTGATTATTAAAGGTGCAGTGTTGAAGTATATTCAGCCTGTACAAAAGGAGGGACCTGCATGGCACAAATAA
- a CDS encoding TolC family protein — MKKLLLLLFLNTITLSVLYGQSTGTEYVADSVWQQKLFESPDKILPVLIQAALQHAPEVEIELAEKEIVTQDAIIVRKALLSGVSLVSAYNYGTAGNLSVTESTINNPVNSFTTAKSSRYTVGVNLSLPLDKVFTRGNQLKKKQIELHQTELNQKIKENDIRKEVIGLYQELVLTNRILLLSNESVNSMQIHKKMAEKEFVEGEIPVSEIVRVSEMYTKAAVSNEEVKSKLKSMYLLLEQRVGVKLSELLIGK, encoded by the coding sequence ATGAAAAAGCTTTTGCTTCTACTGTTTCTGAATACTATCACTCTTTCTGTACTATATGGACAAAGTACAGGGACAGAGTATGTAGCAGATTCTGTATGGCAGCAGAAATTGTTTGAATCACCTGATAAAATCTTACCTGTGTTGATTCAGGCTGCATTGCAACATGCACCTGAAGTAGAAATTGAGCTGGCTGAAAAGGAGATTGTTACTCAGGATGCCATCATTGTACGAAAAGCGTTGTTAAGTGGTGTTTCTCTGGTCTCCGCCTATAATTATGGAACGGCGGGCAATCTTTCTGTGACAGAATCTACTATCAATAATCCGGTGAATTCTTTTACAACAGCTAAGTCATCCCGCTATACTGTTGGAGTCAATCTTTCTCTTCCATTGGATAAGGTATTTACCAGAGGAAATCAGTTAAAGAAAAAACAAATAGAACTTCACCAGACTGAATTAAATCAGAAAATAAAGGAGAATGATATCCGTAAGGAAGTGATTGGCTTATATCAGGAGCTGGTATTAACCAATCGCATACTGTTACTCTCCAACGAATCTGTGAATTCTATGCAGATTCATAAAAAGATGGCAGAGAAAGAATTTGTAGAAGGTGAAATTCCAGTTTCTGAAATAGTCAGAGTAAGCGAAATGTATACAAAAGCTGCTGTTAGTAATGAAGAAGTAAAAAGTAAGCTAAAATCTATGTATCTGTTGCTTGAGCAGCGGGTGGGTGTAAAACTGAGTGAACTGCTGATTGGAAAATGA
- a CDS encoding PAS domain S-box protein translates to MTTIPDDILELKRLLAQEREARKKAEAELEEKSYSLYVLNERLKNVNKLLEDQVAKRTQEMKSLARMPLENPEPVLRIDFDGKIIFCNEAINKIASDLQVGEERYPFDQFWEYIALNVCDTYTQKEIEAETGNHYFSFTCVPLKEEGYINIYGRSITSQKNIEHTLKATASRLTTIISSIQSAILVVDETDSVLLVNQMFCDYFDIPLSPNQLIGMDAWKMRKLIQRQFDDFKVIQNQVGKLIEERQVILDIEMETKDGRVIERDYIPILDNKEYLGSLWKFQDITIRKKNQALLEQSEEKYRNIIENMNLGLIEVDLQERIAYANQSFCLMTGYTSKELIGKKTTEIFFRDNRLGEIGQNLERIQSRRRKAISDAYEICIKNKEGNDVWLLISGAPLFDDNKNFIGTIGIHLDITDQKQMEKDLRDAISKAQASVKAKEIFLANMSHEIRTPMNAILGMSRLLHKTSLNEQQISFLKAITTSAENLLVIINDILDFSKIEAGKMQMEHVDFTVKDILKQVSDIIVYKAEEKGLHIKTHIDNRISKALKGDPYRLNQILLNLAGNAVKFTHQGSVKIETRLLAETESSQCIEFIVSDTGIGIEKEKQSDIFKSFTQEDNSVTRKFGGTGLGLSICKRLIELMGGSISVFSEKGKGTTMTFTLAFEIGNSETLEQEEKLEEAENMLPDRQILLVEDNEFNRMLAITVLSNQGAIVTEAVNGLDAVQKVQKKDFDLILMDIQMPEMNGFEATSYIRSHLNKQTPIIALTANAIKGEKERCLEVGMNDYLSKPFEEKDLIHRCSVWLFKKQSTMDIKVAETLKTREKLYDLSQLQLISRGDKNFVCKMIQLFINSSSEAVNKFKSYHKNREFDRFYSLAHQLKPNIENMGISSLRDEIREIEQISHRNYNLERLDYLMSHFEEVIVQINQELHQELEHLKEPVS, encoded by the coding sequence ATGACAACAATACCAGACGATATACTGGAGCTTAAACGCTTACTGGCACAAGAAAGAGAAGCTCGTAAAAAAGCTGAAGCAGAACTAGAGGAAAAAAGCTATTCTTTGTATGTGCTGAACGAGCGTCTGAAAAATGTAAATAAACTACTGGAGGATCAGGTAGCAAAGCGAACTCAGGAAATGAAATCATTGGCCAGGATGCCGCTGGAAAACCCCGAACCTGTACTACGAATAGACTTTGACGGTAAAATCATATTCTGCAACGAAGCAATAAACAAAATTGCATCAGATTTACAGGTTGGTGAAGAACGCTATCCGTTTGATCAGTTCTGGGAATATATAGCCTTAAATGTATGCGATACATATACCCAAAAAGAGATAGAGGCAGAAACAGGTAATCATTATTTTTCATTTACCTGTGTTCCGCTTAAAGAAGAAGGCTACATAAACATTTATGGCCGAAGTATCACCTCTCAGAAAAATATTGAACATACACTCAAGGCAACTGCTAGTCGCCTGACCACTATTATCTCCAGTATTCAGAGTGCTATACTGGTTGTAGACGAAACAGATAGTGTTTTGTTAGTCAATCAGATGTTCTGCGATTACTTTGATATCCCCCTCTCTCCAAATCAACTGATTGGTATGGATGCCTGGAAGATGAGAAAACTCATCCAGCGACAATTTGATGATTTTAAGGTAATTCAGAACCAGGTAGGTAAACTTATCGAAGAACGACAGGTAATTCTGGATATAGAAATGGAAACCAAAGATGGCCGTGTTATTGAAAGAGACTACATACCTATTCTGGATAACAAAGAATACCTGGGTTCTTTATGGAAGTTCCAGGATATTACAATACGAAAAAAAAATCAGGCATTACTGGAACAAAGCGAAGAAAAGTACAGAAACATTATTGAAAACATGAATCTTGGCCTGATAGAGGTAGACCTACAGGAAAGAATCGCGTATGCCAACCAAAGTTTCTGTTTAATGACTGGCTATACATCCAAAGAACTTATTGGAAAGAAAACAACAGAAATATTTTTCAGAGACAACAGACTTGGCGAAATAGGACAGAATCTGGAAAGGATTCAGAGCAGAAGACGCAAAGCTATTTCGGACGCCTATGAAATTTGTATCAAGAACAAAGAAGGAAATGATGTATGGTTATTGATCAGTGGGGCTCCATTGTTTGATGACAATAAAAATTTCATCGGTACGATAGGGATACATCTGGATATTACAGATCAGAAGCAGATGGAAAAAGACTTACGTGATGCGATCAGTAAGGCACAGGCGTCAGTAAAGGCCAAAGAGATCTTTCTGGCTAATATGAGTCATGAGATTCGTACTCCAATGAATGCGATTCTGGGTATGAGCCGACTCTTGCATAAAACATCTTTGAACGAACAACAGATTTCCTTTCTGAAAGCCATTACGACATCGGCTGAAAACCTGCTTGTTATCATCAACGACATTCTGGACTTTTCCAAAATTGAAGCAGGTAAGATGCAGATGGAACATGTGGACTTCACTGTCAAAGATATTCTGAAGCAGGTTTCAGATATTATAGTATACAAAGCGGAGGAAAAAGGGTTGCACATCAAAACACATATTGATAACCGTATCAGCAAAGCCTTAAAAGGTGATCCTTATCGACTCAATCAGATATTACTTAATCTGGCGGGTAATGCTGTGAAATTTACACATCAGGGTTCTGTCAAGATAGAAACGCGACTTTTAGCAGAAACTGAAAGTAGTCAGTGCATAGAATTTATTGTCAGTGACACAGGTATTGGTATCGAGAAAGAAAAACAGTCTGACATATTCAAAAGCTTTACCCAGGAAGACAATAGTGTTACCCGGAAATTTGGAGGTACAGGGTTGGGTCTCAGCATTTGTAAACGCCTTATTGAATTAATGGGTGGCAGTATATCAGTCTTCAGTGAGAAAGGGAAAGGAACTACCATGACATTTACATTAGCCTTTGAGATTGGCAACAGTGAGACATTAGAACAGGAAGAGAAATTAGAAGAAGCAGAAAATATGTTACCAGATCGTCAGATCCTGCTTGTAGAAGATAATGAATTCAACAGGATGCTGGCAATTACAGTACTGAGTAATCAGGGAGCTATCGTTACAGAAGCTGTCAATGGGTTAGATGCTGTGCAGAAAGTCCAGAAAAAAGATTTTGATCTGATTCTGATGGATATACAAATGCCCGAGATGAATGGATTTGAAGCAACTTCTTATATCCGTAGTCATCTCAACAAACAGACTCCTATCATCGCTTTGACAGCCAATGCAATCAAAGGGGAAAAAGAAAGATGTCTGGAAGTCGGAATGAATGATTATCTATCTAAGCCATTTGAAGAAAAGGATCTCATTCACAGATGTTCTGTATGGCTTTTCAAGAAACAATCTACCATGGATATAAAAGTTGCTGAGACATTGAAAACACGGGAAAAACTATACGATTTGTCTCAGCTACAACTAATTAGCCGGGGGGATAAAAACTTTGTCTGCAAAATGATTCAGCTTTTTATTAATTCCAGCAGCGAAGCAGTAAACAAGTTTAAAAGCTATCATAAAAATCGTGAATTTGATAGATTCTATTCACTGGCACATCAACTCAAACCCAATATTGAAAATATGGGCATTAGCTCTTTGAGAGATGAAATCAGAGAGATTGAACAAATCAGCCACAGAAACTACAATCTGGAACGACTGGATTATCTGATGAGTCACTTTGAAGAAGTCATTGTGCAGATAAATCAAGAATTGCATCAGGAGTTGGAACACTTAAAAGAACCTGTCTCCTGA
- a CDS encoding response regulator transcription factor — protein sequence MKKTILVVDDEPSIRLILEHYLGLNFQVFAKNNGSEALDWLQAGNKTDAIIADYSMPLMDGLEFVGKIRSLSEYKDIPLIMLSGKDETKEKIKCLKAGADDYMIKPFNPEELEVRIANILRRVG from the coding sequence ATGAAAAAGACAATCCTTGTTGTTGATGATGAACCATCTATCCGACTGATTCTGGAACATTATCTGGGACTGAACTTTCAGGTCTTTGCAAAAAATAATGGAAGTGAGGCATTGGATTGGCTCCAGGCAGGAAATAAGACAGATGCAATTATCGCCGATTATTCAATGCCATTAATGGACGGGTTAGAGTTTGTTGGTAAAATTCGCTCACTTAGTGAGTATAAGGATATTCCTTTGATTATGTTATCAGGAAAGGATGAGACAAAGGAAAAAATAAAGTGTTTGAAAGCAGGTGCAGATGACTATATGATAAAGCCATTTAACCCTGAAGAATTAGAGGTGCGGATAGCCAATATTTTAAGAAGAGTAGGGTAG